The DNA region ctcagtttcaaaattatagccacaagacataaacagtctgggtgttaacacgtttttagtgtgataaatcgcttgctaacttttctgtgtaaagttatagtatatctaattttacaacttgccATGACGACAGTGCAATaaaccataaaacataaaaattatgattttaaacagctttacagtgcaaataaaatgcacatttttaacagaattaatataACTGCtcaaggtattggagttgccatcacaaagccctgacctcaatccaaatttgtgggcagaactgaaaaagagtgTGCGAGCAATGACGCCTAGAAATCCTCCTCTtatgaattaataatttttttttaattttattgaacctgaaacattcctaTATGTCAGGAACAATGGCCTAGTGGTTCGCACACATGCTCGAGACACATTGAGCCTTGGTGCTCATGTCGGATCCACAGATATGATTCCAGCCTGTGTCATGTCCTGATTGCATTCCCCCCACTTTTTCCTTCATTTATTTAgtgtagggctgcaacaactaatcgctAAAAATCTATAATGAAAAATCTGTtagaaaaagtttattttgtaatcgtttacttttgtgttttcatttggttaaattgcacacttcagctttaatcgaTAATCAGAGAAGTTAGTTGTGACAGCGTCATTAATTTCCTGTACCCACTCTACTGTCTCGGCCAATAAAAAGTGGCTGAagcccaaaaataaaagtttcaaGCTGTCTGAATTCTTCAAAATCTAGTTATGTAGTAGATGTCCAGTGTTGACAGTGTTTCaccagtgttttttgttttggtcttTCTAGTCTGAAGCTCGAATGTGACAAGCTGGCCAGCGAGAAGTCAGAAATGCAGCGTCATTATATCATGGTAAGTCTGCAGAGAACACTCTCCTCTAGAGGAATGTGCCTTAGACTAGAAGTGGCCAAAGTATTCACATCCACAATAAATTAAGGATGCACCTATCGACTGATACCTAAACTCCCAGTATCAGTCGATACCAGTGTCGTTTTTGACTTAATCAATTTAGAATATCTACACCTCACTGTTTGTGAACTAACTGGAGGAGTTCTCTtgtatgtaaagaaacaaaaacttctaactacaaattatttcattataaaatagagGGGGGCGgggtgtttcccaaactggggtatgcGTACCACTTCGGGTATGCGAGGTGATGATGGGAGTACGCGAACAAAATTCTAAAATGACATTCCTACCGAGTTTATGTATTTGTTActggaaaaaaagtgttttgtgtgCCATCTAGTGTAGAAATGCCAAAATGGTCGACTCATAATGGTCAGATAAAAAGCATGGAAtgaaacagtttttgttttttttttgcccttaAAAAATTAATCTATGCGTATGTTAATGCTTGAGTGCGCAACAAACGTGATGCAAGTATCTTTCTTCACCCAGCACACTGCAAGGTGATGTAGTAAAAAATAACTAACATCCCCTTCTCCACCATTTACCTTATCTACCATTCTTTCTTTTGTCCAtattcttctctctctttctctacacAAACCCACACACCCCCACCCCTGTGATATTTCCCTCCCCTCCTCTCTCCACCTCCTCTAACCTTGTTGTCTCCGGCCCTGGCCCCATGTTTCCGTCTGATATTCCGCCTCTAATTGATCCGTTGAGCGGCTTAATCTCATTTAATCTGTGCGGCGGAGCTCTCACGTGCATCAGCCAGAGCCCCCCCACTCCCTCTAATAGCCTATCGGGTTCCCCTGCTCTGTCCGCACCCGCTGAAGATAGGGAGGGTGGGCGTCTGTTTTGCGTGGGTGGTAATTGCTTTAGAGACCCACGGCTGCTTTGCAAAGCCGACTCTGAATTCAACTCTGGCTCCATCTCTGGTGCTCTACAATCTCATTTTGTTGCTGAGGTTGTGTTATAGTTGAATCTGCTTGTAGACGTTTGGGTGATCAGCAAGAAAATCACGATTTAAAACTGGAGGTTCCAAAGCTTTCTGCAACCCATTTTTTCTGTTACAAAATTCTTGTGACCCTACGGAACCCCATAGAGGACAGGATGGAAAttaattttctgaaatagttttgtgttccctcgtaatagtttgtgttctcttgcaataCGTTTTTCATTCGTCACAATAAGATTTTAGTtccctcaataataataataggttttgcattccctcgcaatggGTTTCGTTCACTCGTAatggttttgcgttccctcgcaatgggTTTTGCTTGCCCTCGCAATGGGTTTCGTTCACTCGCAATGGGTTTCGTTCCCTCGTAATAGGTTtttcgttccctcgcaataggttTTCAGggtactgtattaaaaccatggtttccccACATCCCTGACTATGTCACAGAATTGTACACTTTAGTATCTCAGAGGAACAATTACATAACTGCTTGAATTGATATTTGGCCTTGATACAAAAAGAGTGCTGAATCCTGCTTCACACCAATTTTTGTATATTCAGCATTTGCAGCAAACCAAAATTCCTCCAGGAGTGTATTGGAGTGGATATTTTAAATTTACCTTTGCGTTCTGGTTACGTTGTAGCCTACATTTCACATAATATCTTAAGCACAAGGCAAGCTGCATATTTTATGTATAGGTGCAGCCTATGGATATCCACCTATTTCCTGAACGCTGAAGTGTAAATAAATGCTATTAAGAAGTACATAGAATACTCCCACGACCCCATGGTAGCAACACCATGCTTAAGCACTTAGTACACGCACCCATACACCTGTACATCTGTTAAGTTTGGgcccagttttgttttttttgtttgttttttttataagtgTTGTAAAATTAAATGGCGTATTCTTGTctaactttgtttattttttttgcagtactATGAGATGTCTTATGGGCTGAACATTGAAATGCACAAGCAGGTGAGTCTGCCTCTTTCTCACTTAACTCATCTCCGATAACAAATTGCACTTCACGAACACTAAttttatgtttcatcatatttgcTGAACATTATTGAATGCATTTACTAGTTAGTACATAGACTGTCTTCACACAGAAGTGTCAATGGTGTACGACACCAATGAATATCTACacaaatttatttattcattgcaTACTCTTTGATTACACTCCTCGGGTTGTTGTTTCTTATGTTCTCAGCTGTAATGTGACTTTAAACCCTTTTGTTTGCATAGCATTTAACCTCTTGAAATTTTGCATATTTGGATCCTATCAGCCATACTTTGTGTCTTTCATTTAAGCCAGACAGTAAGTGGCCACTTGCACACACAGTGGCTGGATGTGATTTTCAGTGGTACACAGATTGACAGACTGCACGTCAGCACAGAAATCTAGGCACGCGCCATTGCCGCCACCTCACCCAGTCTCACGTACACAATTCATCAGTCCCTGCCCTTTTATGTGACCCAGGTTAAATATGCTTAAAAACATCAGCCAGCAAAGGGGAGAGAGAGGGAAATGCAGGGTATGAATGCAAGAATAAGCCATGCCAGTGCTTGGTATACAATCATTTCATTTCACACTACTCTTTTCTATCTTtactatctctctctatctctctctcttgcatgcTATTTGAAGTGTTAGCATGGCAAGCTATTGAAACAGGGTTATTGTTGCCCATCTCTTTCACTCTCCCACTTTGTCTCAAAAATGTTTTCTCTAGCTCGTGAAGGCTTTTTCAGTATTTGAATAAATCACGCTTTTCTGACATTCCCCTTTTTCTCCTTCTAAACCTCTTTAGTTTTATTAACTCAATGCAAGAAAGAACTGTTTGGATCCCTAGTTTTAATTCTAAAATCTACCAAAAACAATTGTGTAACGTTAGACCAATATATCAGCTATGCTAATAAATTGGCTGATATTTGGCTATTTGGAGATAATCGCATCAGTAGAGAACTGAAATATGAACTTTTCCTAGTTTCAATTCTATAGTCTACCAATAGTTTTGATTCAAAATTAGTTTTGATTCTTTGATCTACCATTAGTTTTAATGTAATGATGTACCAATATATCGGGTAGGCTGATTGATTGGCAGATGTATGGCCGATATGTAAAGATTATCATCATTGGTCAAGAACTGTACCCCTGGCCAATTAATGAAAACGTTATCTATTCCTACTTCCATTTCTATAATTCATCAGTAGTTTTAGTGTGATTATAGACCAATATATCAGccaggctatatatatataagtaggtatagctgcaggccggagacctccaaatgggagtgggatctccaaaagagggcagggtTACTTCAAAGGGggcagggttactccaaaagggggttgcgccAACGCCATAAGGGGGCATCACTTCCACTCATGGTTAATGTTAGGACTCCCTCTATCTTCAAAGGCAATTTGGAGCTCACACCCCTTTGGGTTCTGTTTGAATACAGTGATTATTGcttttacaattctgtttggtgttgCTAGCACTGCAGACATTACACACTTTAATATTGTCAGTAATATTGAGGTGCACATATGTAATACAATTATATTGCAGAGGACTGCTTATATTTTGGGGTCTGAGTGGGGATTTTTGACCGCTTTGAAAGGGAAGAATttgctgaagtgtgtgtgtgtgtgtgtctgcctctctctccCCCTGCAGGCAGAGATTGTGAAGAGATTAAACGGGATCTGTGCTCAAGTCTTGCCTTACCTGTCTCAAGAGGTACAGAGAGAGATACACAGTTACCTGAACATTTACAGCTTTAGTAGCATGTCATTTGTAAATGTGCACATTGAGTCACAATGAGCATATTTATTATctgtgatttttatttgattttttatttttttatttgatttactgaACATTTAGAGTTAACACTGATTTTAatgtgtattatattatatagtaaaTACTATGGTGTAAAATGCATTCTCAGATCGattgcattgaaaatgtaatgcaCTGCTTacgtaaaataaaaaactattataaTGACTATAATCAGGGGTTAAATGAGGGGTATTGCGCATttatttcttataaaaaaaatgtataaaaaataattctTGAGCCTTGAGTATTGTTTCTGTAAATTGTCCCTTAATTTACATTTGTGTTTTCAGCATATTTTTGGTCAAAATTATGAATCTTTTGAAATAATTGAATTGAACCAATTCTTGATCAAATGATTCAGTCAAACATTTATGATTCTTCAATCATTCAGTTAATTATTGTAATCAAATTGAACCATTTTCAGAGCAAATATCTACCCTTGtacttacatactgtacattgtatgatTTTAATGGATTATTACATACTGTATGCTATGAGCTGCCATGAAACTATGTGATTTGTCTGTTTCAGCACCAGCAGCAGGTCCTGGGGGCGATAGAGAGGGCCAAACAGGTCACCCCACCAGAGATGAACTCCATCATACGGGTaggctttttgtgtgtgtgggtgaacaTGTACAGGTTTATAGGCTAAGCTTGTGGAAATGCATATAAATTAGTCTGTGGCAGTTTAATTGTTTATGAAATAGGGGGTGTTATTGATGAGTTTTGTGTGTTGTTGCCATGGGTTTTACTTTCACACTGATTTGTGTATTTGTATGGCtcttttcaatttaatttagtttgctTTGTTGGCATTACAAACtctgcatttatattgacaaattgcTCACAGCGTTGAAGcagcatactgtatatatgaagtAAAAAGCTATATTGACAAAATAATAaagatgaaaaaattaaataaacaaaataggcTAGTCCTAAATATGTGGGTGTCTtaaactttgggcacttttagttacaacttttttatttgtttttgtttttttacatacagTTATTTATCTACTAACAATAtccaacagtggatgtgcatacatcacaggagatttatttcgtttttgtcatttttctgaaagtcatggaaattcccaCCATACTTTAATTTCCTGCACATCTGCgtattgtgtttaataaaattattttgttgaaattaaattttttatgtttttaaagtaaaatgGCAGCCTCCTTTTGCTTGCCAAGGAGAATTtcaaaactaacattttatgtgtcctaaatgcacaataaaaatattttcaaattttcagTTGCAAAATCTCAACGTGATTTGATATGACACCCAATAAAAATACTCTGCTcataagtgatatttaccttttcATTTTCTTCAAATTCACTTTTCACTCTTCACTAACATTTTTGTAGACTTGTTTACTTTTGTTTAATTTGGTAATTCTGAGACTCTctgaaaatcacaaaaaaaaaaaaataatatatatttaaacttttttttttgacttGTCATATCTGTGGGTGTTTCCAATCGTGTCATTCGTAATtgagtaaaatgttgtgttgatatgacaaagcaatcaaaagttataacattacaaaaataataaatcccAGTGTTCAAAAGTGTTATAAAGCCTCTCCacataaataaaactataattgtacataagaactaattacacatgcagctacaacaatgactaaagtatgctctctctccaaacaATGCAGGCATTAGTAGCgtgatctcattcagttccattctgtgtcatttgtgcCATCATTgaatctgtgtcatgtacttggcaccatctcctggtggccatatgtaaatagtgaatgatcctctctgcccatatttggatgactttcacctgtggttgcagtgatctgaatcctaatacgattgATTTAGCTTTCCACGAAGCTGGACAAAGTACTACATTATTTCTGATGATGTCATTTGCAAAGACTAAAATGTTTTTAGCCAATCTGATGATCTATGAGCCTCAAAACTGTGACATTTTCTTGTACCTGGAATTCAAGCTCAAAACCAATACCTTTCATCTTTCCTAACTCGGGAAGGATCCCCTGTTCCTTCACTAGTGCTCTGCTTAAACTTTGGTCAAAAAATACATGTGACTGGGTTGGGGGAACAACTAAGCATAAACAACAAAAGCCAGTTTGTAGAGGACATCAGAGGGTCAAATCCTCACCCCTGAAGATATGTTCCTCTTTTGCAACGAGAAGATTAAGGAGGTTACATATATCTACGTCAAAAGTGAGGAAGTAACTGAACTTCATGAACTGAAACTCAAGGACCGGTTCGATAAGTGTGATAGAATTCCGGGTACAAGAAAATGTCACCGTTTTGAGGCGGTGTCAGTGACTACGATCAGGTGCTTCTTTACATCTGTATCGCAAGTGTTTGAAGAACAATCAGTAATGAAATCTGTCCCCCTGATCCTATATGACTGTCACTTGTGTCTATGATGACCATTGGTGGTTATGCTTGATTGAGGACACCAGCAAGGAAAACTttgatgtttttgtaaaattcttCCACCCAATTGGACCAAGAACATCATTCAAGATATCTACTGAGGATGGGAAATCATGAACTATGTTCTCAGAAAACTGACACCTGCCATGTTGCTCCCACAACACTTCAGAGAGACCGAGTGAGAAAATCTCACAGCTTCTAATAAAAAATGTAGCTTGAAATTGTGGTCAGTcagtcaaaaacataattactgtaaaatacagttcgtttttattatttgttatgctTATTACATCTGTTAATTTctcaaaatgcatgaataaagtaAGCTTTTCCCCAGATTCTACTAGCCCTAGCTTTGTAACCTGTGGAATCTCAAACTCACATTTCTTAGAGCAGAATGCTTCCATAGAGGATTCATTTCTGTGAAAATTTCAGGTTCCTATCCTGGTCCCCAACCTGAAATAATCGACCCGAAGTCTTAACCCTGAAATGTTCTGCGTGCACACTATACTTACCCAAGTACCCCCTAAAAAAGAATTAGGACTAGAACTCGAATCCTTCCCATTATAAACTGACcttaaaagtggaactttcagcAGTCTTGATCGTTACATTAGGACTAAAGTTCTCAGTCTAAGGAacatgcgtgcatgtgtgtgtgtatgcgtaccTTGTAATGTGCTCTACAGATCAGTTTTTTTCCCCAAGTAGCTAGGGCCATCCTGAGCTGACATATCAAGGTTTCCATAAACATCTGTATAACCAAAATGTGTAGTTtgccatgacacaaagatggctgccatgtttaaacaaagaaaaatgtattgttttataataCCAATACATAGAGGTAATCACTCAAAACAAAAATGGGAAAATTAAATATGGTCAAACTTTACAATTATTGGACCACTTCAGATGGACTGACACTTTAATAACAACAGTTCTTATTAGGTTAACAAGTTGTATtgacaaaataatgaaaatgctaaatgaaattaaatacaaataaaaaataaaagtgctgTCATTTTACAATGGGATGTTTTTAGGCATGATTTAAAGGCTCAATATGATATGCGTGagctattttacaatggcttcaaaTGTGGTTCATAAAGATatatattagatatttatatgtacattttatttagcagatgttttttttcccccaaagcaAATGATTTGTGAGAATAATACAAGCTGAAGCAATTAAGGTAAAACAATATGTTTAATAAGTACATAGAAAACTATCATTAAATTTGACACAAGTGACAACACATTCTCTCTGTCCCCATTCTGTAGCAGCAACTTCAGGCTCACCAGCTCTCCCAGCTGCAGGGACTGGCTCTGCCCATGACTCCCCTTCCCCTCGGCCTGAGCCAACCGGCCGGCCTTCCTGCGGTCACCTCCAGCTCCGGCCTCTTCTCCCTCTCCAGTATTCTGGCCTCGCAGGCCCAGCTGGCCAAAGAGGACAAGAGCACGCGCGAGACCTCCGACAGCCACCGCGAGGAAGACGGAGACAAGTCTGACTAGATGCCGGCCAGATCCGTTCTTTCGTCCAATCATCCAGAGCTCAATGTAGAGGCACTTGTTCCAGATACTCACACAATTATattcctttttcttttccttcACACTCTCCCTCCATCTTTCTGTCCTTCTTCAACATTGCTACTGTCTTCAGATGCCCTAACCTCATTATTTCAAGTTCATTCAACCAGCTTTATAAACGTATTTTTACACCCCCTTATTATTGTGTTGCGGATGCTTGATTTTATTTTAGTTACACTCTTtcttgcctgtgtgtgtgtgtgtgtgtgtgtgtgtgtgtgtgtgtgtgtggtgtgtgtgtgtgtgtgtgtgtgtgtgtgtgtgtgtgtgtgtgtgtgtgtgtatttcttaTCCTCATAGTGACAATGGTCTAGAAAAAGGTGTTCTTGTTAATGGACCATCTTCCCTCCAGTAATAATTCTGTTAAAATccccctctctctttttttttttcactcgcTCCCTCTTAAAATCTTTCACCTTTTAAAGCTATAATCTACAATAACTTAGTCAGAAGCACTTTGGCTCCAGGCAGTTACTGTAAAAGCAACATTGAATCGAAAAACTTAGTTGCGGCGTAATCCATTTAGAGTTTAAaggattgttgttgttttttttcgaAGGCATGTCTGTTGTTGCATTGCCTTTTGTAGAAGTATATCCTACCTTAAACTGCAAAGTGGGTCACAATTGGAGCTTGAGAAAACATTAGAAGGGTGAATCTTAAATGTCTAGGTCATTtttaaccccaaaatcaaaagtgaattttttaatttttatattttcctttaaGAAAATTTAGCATTTTTGGGACCTTTTACTATTTTTTGTATTCCAACACTTTCACGACAATTAAAGGTATAGATCacccatgccattccagatgtgtatgactttctttcttatgctgaacacaaattaatatttttagaagaataatttttagctctgtagatccatacaatgcaagtgaatggtgaccagaactttgaagcttcaaaaagcacataaaggcagcataaaagtaagccataagactccagtgttaaaatcaatgtcttcagaagtgatatgataggtgtgtgcgAGAAACAgtgcaatatttaagtccttttactaTCATTCTCcagtttcacattcttttgtttttggtaatttacattcttcatgcaatGTATGGTAAAACAAATActtaaatgtatctgtttctcacccacacctaacgtATCGTTTaagacgtggatttaaccactggagtcttatggattacttttatgctgcctttatatgctttttgggccttcaaagttctggccagcattgacatgcattgtatggaccaacagagctgagatattcttctaaaaatctacatttgtgtttagcagaagaaagtaagtcgtacacatctgggatggcatgagggtgagtaaaagagaattttcactcacacgcacacttcTCAATACCGTAATTCAAAAATCTATCTTATTACTCTAATGCGAATAAactgaattagtttttttttttttatcggaaATGTATATGTAATTGTAGTATGTGTTGAACTGTTTAATTCGAGttgattttaatataatttgtatcACTGTATTTTGTCTGTAGTACAGTAAGTATTACTGTATTTACAGGAATTCTATTTTGCTCAAAGAAAATATAGTCTTAGGAccatttaagattttttgcattccGACATTTTCACGACATTTACCCCCacttctcattactgtaataaaaacatctcattcttaGTACTGTaatgcacatttatttttaaatgtatattaaattgtAGTATTTGTTTACTTGCCTTTAATTGGAGCAGATAGAATAATAGAATAGTTTTATTACAGCAATTTTACTGtatttacaaaaattatattttgcttaaagaacgTCAAAAGATGTTTAGGGTTCtgccattattttcatgacttaagactgtaatgggaaacataaaaaattagtttgtacatttatatgtcattattatttgttgtactgACTTTAATTTATGCTATTTGAaatgaataatttaattagagcatttttattttatatttgtattttatacaattacaacaacaaaaaaccctcaAAGTAAAAACATCCTGATGTAatattacggtaatgagaatatggAGGAGAAATGTGCTTAAtgatcattaaaataatgtcactatGCAAGCAATCTGAAGAGtcataaaaataggcttcatttacatcatgtaaaatttaaatcagaatttatgtatttatttttgaattaaatatgacctggacatagTTTTGTAAGATTTACCATTGAGTACTGTTAAAATGAAGCTTGCTAAAGAGAGAAAACATTATAAAAGACCCTTTAACATACTGTACCTGTTTGCCTGCTTTCTAATGTGTTTGGAAGTGTTGGACTCTTTTGCTGTCTTAGAGAGTATTAGATGAAGATGCTAGCTAACCTGCTCACCAAGTGAAAAGgatgctgtttaaaaaaattaagtatcTATCCgtacatacactaccggtcaaaacacTTCTACTTGagtgaaatgtttctcatgatcttaaaaatcttttgatctgaaggcgtatgcttaaatgtttaaaattagttttgtagacaaaaatatgattgtgccaccatattcatttatttcattattaaactaaaaggtaataaaaaaaaaaataaataaaaaacgtttttgaaatggatgacttggaccaaataataaagaaaagaagccaataagtgctCAATATAGATGGggactccttcaatactgtttaaaaagcatctcagggtgattcctcaagaagttgtttgagaaaatgtcaagagtacatgtctagGCAAACTCTAGGCAAAgtgtgaagatgctaaaatactttcaCAACATACTTTCCATTTaagttattccatagttgtgatgacttttctattattctaaaatgtcaagaaaaaataaataataataattataataaagaatgagtgtttcaaaacttttgaccggtagtgtgtgtatgtgtatgtgtatatatatagcccTGTCGATTCTTTTCATGGTGAGAAATGTAGTCATATTGTTTTTCTgacaatgtatttttaaaaacatgcatTTGTTAAGAAGCacctttaatttttttcttttatttacttttggTAGCACTACAGGAAGTATGTGAAAAGAGTAATTATGTATAACAAGCTCGAATATAAACCCCCAACAAATGAAAAAGAATGATAGCACATTGCATTACCTTAAGTGGTCTTTAGGTATAAactaaaaatagaaaacaatgcaaacattagAATATTTGAGTATGCCTTCTCTCCAAGCATCAAGATATGGCATATATAGTGTAAAATGTCATTCTACCAAGAGGGGGCAGTAAGCTCATAGCAAGTCTACACTAAGCTCCATTTCAATTGGAGTtgcatcctgtttttttttttttaatattatccGCGTCTGTTTGATAACGTATTATACAAAATGCCCACCATATAGAAA from Xyrauchen texanus isolate HMW12.3.18 chromosome 50, RBS_HiC_50CHRs, whole genome shotgun sequence includes:
- the LOC127641295 gene encoding TLE family member 5-like isoform X1, producing MMFPQSRHSASSQQLKFTTSDSCDRIKDEFQFLQAQYHSLKLECDKLASEKSEMQRHYIMYYEMSYGLNIEMHKQAEIVKRLNGICAQVLPYLSQEHQQQVLGAIERAKQVTPPEMNSIIRQQLQAHQLSQLQGLALPMTPLPLGLSQPAGLPAVTSSSGLFSLSSILASQAQLAKEDKSTRETSDSHREEDGDKSD
- the LOC127641295 gene encoding TLE family member 5-like isoform X2, with the translated sequence MMFPQSRHSASSQQLKFTTSDSCDRIKDEFQFLQAQYHSLKLECDKLASEKSEMQRHYIMYYEMSYGLNIEMHKQAEIVKRLNGICAQVLPYLSQEHQQQVLGAIERAKQVTPPEMNSIIRQLQAHQLSQLQGLALPMTPLPLGLSQPAGLPAVTSSSGLFSLSSILASQAQLAKEDKSTRETSDSHREEDGDKSD